The DNA region TATCAATTGGAAGACTTCCCATAATGGAATGCTTTCTAAATCTCCTTTAAGACTCATTTTAATTCCCCTTTTTGAAATAATATACTTTACTAATTAATTATAACAAAAAAGTAAAGGGGGAAGCGAATCCAATTTAAGCTTCCCCCCTTTTGCTTTTCTCTTTTACTTCTTCCAGAACTCTACCATTTCTCTAATCTGTTTTGTTTTATATTCTTCATATTTTTTAGCTCCAAGTTCATCTAAGCCTTTCAAAAATTCATTCCATATCTTATCAAAATCTTTTGTAGGTGCCATTATTACTTTTGGAATATTTTTTATAACATAATCAAAGAGCTTATTTCCTATGGCACGCATATCCTCGTCAGGTGTTGGATACATCCATAAATATCCCCAGGTTTTTACTGGATATTCTTCTGCTTTGGGGAATAAATCTTTCCAAATCTCTGCTTTATATGCTGCAAGAACCTTCTTCTCAACTTCTGTGTAGTTCTTTCTGATATCTTCTTTAGTGGTATCTGGTACAATGGGATTTCCAGTAGAGTCTATGTAATAATTAGGAAGTCGAGGCCATGGATATACGTACACACCTATTCCTGTTTTTCTACCAAAGTATGGATCTGTTCTTCTGGCTTGGTCTACGTCAGGTAGGAATTGTCTTTTTCCATTAATATATATGTGATGTACACCTTCTATTCCCCATTGCCTTAGTATATTTGCATCCTCAGTGCAGAGCCAATCCAAGAACTTTATTGCCCTTACGGGATCTTTACAACTCTTAGTTATAGCTATCCCCCATCCTCCTGTATATCCTACTCTTACGTCAGGTGGAGCTTGCTTAATCCTCTCGCTTACTGTTACAGGATAATATCCATACATGTATTCATATTTTCCTGCCTTTCTTAGTGCTGTTATTGGCTCTCCTACAGCCCATCCAGCATCAATTAAAGCAAGTACTCTACCACTGGCAATTTTAGCTTTGTAAGTGTCTTCTTTTTGTATGAAGGTTTCTCTATCTAAGAGTCCTTCGTTCCACATGTGATTGAGCCATCGGAAATATTCTTTCTCTATGGGTCTCTTGTAGTGGAAAGTGCATTTTAAAGTTTTTGGATCCACATATAGTTCTCCATCATCAGGGGCTCCTGTGGCTTGAAAGGCAGGATTTGTAACGCTTATAACTGTTCTCCAGTCATCGGCACAGAGGGTAAGGGGTATAGTGGGAAGACCATCGGTTAAAGGATGTTTCTTGTAGTAGGCTTTTATAGCATTTTCAAAATCTCTTAAAGTTCTTATTCTGGGATATCCAAGTTCCATTACTACTCTGTGCTGGAGCATGAATCCACCGTTTACATCAAGAGTTCTATCATTATCAGTGGTTAAACCGAGGCAGTAAATATGAGGGTCTTCTTTGCTCCATTTTAGTCTCTTTAGGTTCTCACCATAGGCCTTTTTAATATTTGGTGCGTATTTTTCTATTAAATCATCAAGGGGTATTAAGGCTCCCGCATCTTTTAGCAAGGATAAATCTCCTTTTGCGTAGATCAAATCAGGATAGTCTCCGCTTGCAGCCATGATTTGTATTTTTTCTCTTACCGCTGCTTGGTTAGGAGCATATTCTATATCTAAGGTTACTCCCGTAAGTTCTTTGATTTTTTGGGCCACAGGACTCTTAAATTGATCATCATTAGGGTTTACTTCTCCAATATATACTTTAAAAGTTATAGGCTTATTAGCTTCAGGCGTAGGATTCATTGGTTTGTATAATTTGGCTTGAGCATTTACTTCTCTTATGCTTACACTAAATATAAGGCTAATTACCAATATAGATGCTAAAAACCAACTTAAGAATTTTTCAGCTTTTCTCAAATTGAATCCCCCCTTTAAGGTATTTTTTGTTGTTTCTAAAAATTTTGAAAAGAATGTTTTAAGCACCCCCTTTCTTTTTTAATTCTTTATGGCACCAAGGGTCATTCCTTTTATAAAGTATTTCTGCAAGAAGGGATAAACTAACACTATGGGAAGTGTGGTTATTATGGTCATTGCCATTCTTAAAGACTGGGGAGTTACCCTCATAGTTCTTGTAGGATCTAAATTACTATAGTAGTCTATAGTAGTAGAGCTTGCTGCAGCGTTGGCTAAGATTTTCTGAAGTTCATATTGGAGGGTGGTTAGATTTTTATTACCTCCACAGTAGAGGTAAGTATCAAACCAAGAGTTCCAATGTCCCACTGCTACAAATAATGCTACTGTGGCTAAAACGGGTAAGGAGAGGGGTAATATTATTTTAAGGAAAATTATAAAGTCATTGGCACCATCAATCATCGCTGATTCTTGTAATTCCGAAGGAAGAGTATCAATATAGGCTCTAATTAAAATTAAATTGAATGGATTTATAAGTCCCGGAAGAATATAAACAAGAAAATTATTCATGAGTCCAAGACCTCTTATTAAGAGGTATTCAGGGACTAAACCTCCACCTACATACATAGTTATGACAAAAAGAGTTGTGATTAATTTTCTTGCAAAAAAATCTCTTCTGCTTAAAACATAAGCTACAATGGCTGTAGAGAAAACTCCTATTATAGTCCCTATTATGGTTCTCAAAGTAGATATTAATGCAGCTCTTCCTATACTCGGATAATTAAAAATTTCCTTGTAGTTGTCTAAGGTAAAAATTCTTGGGAAAATGGTAATTCCACCTTTTATAGTATCAAAAGGATCATTTAAAGATACTGCCAACACATATAGAAAAGGATACAGGGTAATTATTACTAATAGGATCATTAATCCATAATTTACAATATCAAAGGTCTTCTCCCCAAGACTTCTTTTCATGATAATCCTCCTAAATAATTCTGTAGCCTGTTACTTTTTTAGTAATTTTATTAGCTGAAAAAAGTAAGATTAAACTTATTACTGATTTGAATATTCCTGCAGCAGTGCCAAAGGAAAATCTTCCTGCCCTTATTCCATAATCAAGGGCATAAAGGTCAATCACATCAGACACATTTCTTACTGCGGAAGTTCTTAAGAGAAATTGTCTTTCAAAACCTATGTTTATGATATTACCTATGCTTAAAATTAAGATCATTATTACTGTGGGCATGATTCCAGGTAGAGTTATGTGCCATATCTTTCTAAATCTACTTGCTCCATCAACTTCTGCAGCTTCGTATAGTTCGGGATTAATAGAGGTCATTGCAGCTAAAAAGATAATTGTATTCCAGCCAACTTCTTTCCATATATCGGAGAATACTACAATCCACCAAAAATATTTAGGTTCCCCAAAAAAGAGTATAGGCTGTTTTATAAGTCCTAATCTCAGAAGTAAATAATTTACCACACCGTCAGGAGCAAGCATAGCATGCACAATACTTGCTACTATTACCCAAGAGACAAAATGGGGAAGGTAAGAGATGGTTTGTACAGTTCTTTTAAAGGCAGTACATCTTATCTCATTAATCAATATAGCAAGGATAATAGGAAGGGGAAATCCAAAAATGAGACTCAGAATACTCATTGCTAAGGTATTTCTCATTACAAGATAAAATTCAGGATCAGAGAACATCTCTTTAAAATACTTCAAACCAACCCATTGTTGCTGAAATATAGGAAGGCCGGGCTTATAATTTTGGAAGGCGGTAATCCACCCCCAAAGGGGGACATATCTAAAGATAATAAGCCATATTACGAAAGGAAGAACCATAATTATTAAATATTTTTGCTTCTTTATTGTTTTTAATGTTTTTACAAAATTCATTTTTTATTTCCCCTCTATTAGTCTTTTAAGTTATTTGTTAGCACAAAAAGAAAAACAAAATAACCCCAAAAAATTGACATTTTTATCCCCTAAAAATAGATATTTTTCAATTTACATAAAATGATTTAAAGTTCTATACTATACCAAAATGAGAAAGTTTCAAGATCTAAAGCTAAAGGAAAAGTTAATATTGTCCTTTATAGTGGTATCTTTTATACCTATACTTATTCTTGGAACTGTGACTATTATTCATTTTAGAGATTTTGCTCTAAGTTCTTCAGCAAAGGAAATTTACAATGAGCTTAATCTCGCAAAGCTTAAGATTATGGAGATGACCAATGAAGCAGTTAATACAGCAAATAAACTGATGATTGATCAGAGATTAAAGGAACTTTTACTTTATAAATATACATCTCCATTGGAGGCCTATTTAAGATATTCTCAGTATAAGGATATAGAAAACTATAAGACCCTTTATGCAAAAGCTATTTATCGCATAAGAATATATTCAGAAAATCCTACGATTTTAGAAAATGGTGTATTTTGTAAGACTAAAAAGGAAATAGAGCAAGAAGAATGGTATAAACTTGCAGTTCAGCTTAACGGTTTTATCATCTGGGATCTAATTTATCAAGATGTTTATAATGAAAAATTTGGAGTCTTAGTTATTAACCTAAATAAGTTAGAAATGAAAGACCTTTAATATAGATTTACAAAGGATTTTATCTGAAAAGGGATACACTTATGAATTTAATAACAAAAAGTATAGAGTTTTTGGAGTTTATCTTCCTTTAACGGGGTATAATAAGGATTTTTATCTTATTTCTATCGTACCTCTGGAAGTAATCATGAAAGAACCTAAAAGAATGCAGGATTTTGCCATAACAATAATTTTTATTGCTTTTATAAGTTCTATGGTTTTTGCAGGGATCTTTTCAAGAAGTATGGGTAGAAGAATTGCAATTTTAAATAAAGCAGTAAATGAGATCTCTCACGGAAACTGGGATCTTAATATTCCACTTCAGGGGAAGGACGAAATAGGGGAGCTTTCGGAAAATGTGAAAATGATGGCAAGGAATATTAAAAATTTGAATGAACTTATAATCAAACAAAAAGATATGAAGTTTAAAACTTTAATGGAACAACTTAATCCTCATTTTTTGTTTAATACCTTGGAAACCATTCATATGATAGCGGTATGTAATAATCAAAAAGAGATTGCGGATGTGGCATTGAGACTTGGAAAAATCTTGAGAAGATCTTTAGAAGCAAAGGGGAAGCCTGTAAGTATTGAATGGGAACTTGATCTTTACAGATATAAGGGAAGTATATATACTTCCCTTTTTGATCCAGCCTATAGTAGAAAATTCTGTAGTTCATGGGATAGAGCCTAAGAAAGGATAATGGTGTGGGGATGGAAAATCTGGAGTTGGAGAAGATTTTAAATGAAGATCAAGAAAACTATTCCAAGATAGGTTTAAAAAATACCCTTGAAAGAATTAAGTTGTTTTATGGTAATGAGTATGGTTTAAAAATAGAAACTCAGAAAAACGTAGGGACAAAAGTAGATATTATTCTTCCTTATGCAACTCTGAGAAAGGAGAGAGTTGATGTATAAGGTATTTATCGCCGATGATGAATACTACATAAGGGAAGGGTTAAAGAGGATTGTTAATTGGGAAAGATTAGGATTTAAGATTGTAGGAGAGGCGGAAGATGGTATTGAGGCTTTAGAGAAGATAAAAAGGATAAATCCTGATCTTTGTGTGATAGACGTTAAAATGCCAGAAATGGATGGACTTGAATTGATTTCAAATATTAAATCCTATAAAAATTCTACTAAAATAATTATTCTTACAGGATACCCTGAATTTGATTATGCCATAAAAGCCATTGAGTTAGGAGTCAATTTTTATATATTAAAGCCTGTGGATCCTGAAATTTTGAAAGAGAAATTAGAAAAGGTTTATCATGAATTAGAGAAAGAAAGAATTTTATATGAAAGTTCAAAGGGAAGGATAATGGAGAGATTTTTGAAAAAGCATTTAGATGTGAAGGAAGATGAGATAAATAATATCTTTTGTCTTGATCTTCCTTGGAATTCTTATCAGGTTGTTTTAGTGGATTGGGAGGATAAAAGTTTAGACAAGATTAAGGTTTTAGAAGATATTTCCTATTATTTTCCCTTTTCTTTTTTAGTTGATAATTTTATAGGCTTTATTATTAAGGACTTTAGTAAAGAGAAAAGAAAGCTCATAAATTTAAGAGATCATCTAAGAAACAAATATAGAGATTATTTTTGCTTTTCCATTGGAGAAAAAGTGTATGATTTTTTGAGCATTTCATCCTCTTTTGAGAAGGCGAAGTCTCTTTTCTCAAGAAGATTTCTATATGAGGAGAAGGGTTTCTTAGTTTATCCTAAAGGAAAGAAAAATTTAAAGCCACATTTAGAATTGGAAAAAATAAATAATGTGGCACTTTGGGTTGAGGTTATTGAGGATCTTGATTTTGTTAAGCTTTGGGAACTTTTGGAGGATAAGATGATAAAACATATGGTTTATGAAGATGAGGAACAAGAGATAAAGTTGAGTTATTTTAACCTTTATGTAGATATAGTTACTCTACTTATCACAAGATACTCACAGTTTAAGGAAAAATCTTTCAAGTATCTTAAGAACAGGATTTTTGAAGAATTTTTTAATAAAAGAACAATAATTGATCTCCATGTTTTTACAAAAGAAATTTTAACTGAGTTAATTAGTGATTTTTCGGAGATTATGGGAAGAAATCCTCTTGTAAAAATTACCGAATATATAGAATCTAATTTTTACAAAGATCTTAAATTGAAAGATGTGGCAAAGGAATTTGGCTATAACCCTTGTTATCTTGGAAAAATCTTTAAAAAGTATACAAAGGAAAAATTTAATACCTATCTTGATAGAGTGAGAATAAATAAGGCAAAGGAGCTTTTAAGAAGGGGGTTGAAAGTCTCAGAGGTGGCAGAGATGGTAGGCTACAAGGATACAGACTATTTTATATGTAAGTTTAAAAAATATACAGGGAAATCTCCCCAGAATTTTAAGGAAAGTATTTAACTTTCTCTTCATCTTCCCCAAATCTTGAAGGTTATAGGGTAATTCAGCTTTTCAAATTCAGGAATTTTTATTTTTAATCCCTCCTCATTTCTTTCAAATTTAAGCTCTCCTTTTAATCCCAAAAGCTCAACCTTTGCTACTTCTTTTTGGTATAAAGTAAGTTCTGTGCTTAGTGATTTTATCACTATCTCATCCTTTTCAGGCTTATTCATGAGAATGGCATAAAGGGTATCTCCTTTTGTAGTAAATCTTAAATCTCTTCCTGTATAGTTAATTTCCTTCTCACTAAAAGATCCCGCATTTCCTTTTGTGGGTCCCTCCCCATAAATTCTCCATGGTCTTGTTCCATAAATTGCTTCTCCATTTTTAAGTAGCCATTCTCCTATCTCAAGAAGAGTTTTTTGAGCTGCTTCTGGTATGGTTCCATCTGCTTTTGGTCCTACATTAAGTAATAAGTTGCCATTTTTACTTACAATGTCTACAAGTTCCCATATTAACTCTTTGGCGGGTTTGTAAATATCATTTTCTACATATCCCCAAGAAATCCTTGATATAGAAGTATCAGTCTGCCAATATATGGGATCAATATCCCCTAATTCCCCTCTTTCCACATCAAAGACTGCACATTCCCTTGGTACTGCATTCAATTTATAGTTAATTACCACACCTTTCCCCCATTCATGGGCTCTATTATAGTAATAAGCAAAAAACTTTTTTAGGTATGGTTCAAAGGCAGGTTGTTCTATCCACCAGTCAAAATATACTACTTGAGGTTGATATTTATCCACTATTTCCAAAAGACGAAGAAGCCAATCTTCTAAAAATTCCTCAGTGGGCTGCATGGGTTCTGGTTGGGCAGGTCCATATAAATCAAAATAATCTTTATCTCTTACATCGGAATCAAATTTCATTCCCTCATGGAAAAACCACCAATGCTCTGCTCTATGATAAGAAATTCCAAAGGTAAGAAAATTTTCTCTCACGGCTTTTGCCAGCTCTCCAATGATATCTCTTTTTGGCCCCATCTTGCTTGCACACCATCTGGTAAAACTACAATCATACATAGCAAAGCCATCATGGTGTTCTGCTACAGGCACCACATATTTAGCGCCTGCTTTTTTAAATAAATCTGCCCATTCATATGGATCAAACCTTTCTGCTTTAAAAAGATGTATAAAATCTTTATATCCAAATCTTTTGTGCTCTCCGTAAGTTTTTATATGGTGTTCATATTCGGGCGTTCCTTCAATATACATATTTCTTGGATACCACTCATTACTAAAGGCAGGAACCGAATAAACACCATAATGGATGAAAATTCCAAATTTGGCATCCTTGTACCATTCTGGAATTTTATAGTTTTTTAATGACTCCCATGTGGGCCTAAAAGGACCTTCTGGCATTTTGTACCTCATAATATATAAATTTCACCTCACTTTTAAGTTTCTTTATATACCTAAATAATACTACCAAAAAAGCAAATATGGAAAGAATTTTATTAAAATTTTTGGATTTATGTTAAAATTTTAAATGAGGGAAAATTTGTATGAACAGAAGCGATGATTGGTTAAAACAGGCTAAAAGGGATTATGAGAAAGCTCTTCTTGATTATGAACACTCATTTTACGAGTGGGCTTGTTTTGCCTCTCAGCAATCTGCTGAGAAAGCAGTAAAAGCTTTATATTATAAGTTAAATAGAGCTGTAAAAGGACATTCAATAGTAAAGATGCTTGATGGCTTAAAAGAGCTCATAGATGTGAGTGATGAAATTTATCATAGAGCAAGGATTTTGGATAGGTATTATAAGGAAAGTAGGTATCCTAATGGATTTCCTGAAGGAAGTCCTTATGAATTTTTTGATAAAAAAATTGCAGAGGAGGCTCTAAATGCTGCACGAGAAATTATTGGGTTCTGTGAAGATATTATCAGTAGATTATGATGCTTTAATAAATAAATTAAAAGAGATATCCTTTTTCATAAAGGAAAAGAATAGTAAAGTTATTAAGATTATGCTTTTTGGTTCTTTTGCAAGGGGAGATTATACTCCAGAAAGTGATGTGGATATAATGATTATAGTAAAAAATTCTGAAAAACCTTTTCTCTTTCGAGCTGATGAGTTTTTGGATTATTTTAAAGAAGTTCCCTTTGACGTGAATATAATTGTTTATACAAAAGATGAAATTGAAAAGATGGAAAAGGATAACAATATTTTTATTAAAGAGGTTTTAAGCTATGCTGTGGAGCTTGGGTAAAAATTTATCTTAAGTTTTCCTTTAACCAATTTTTGAAATTGTTTAGGTCCTCTTCCACAATGCTCCAATTTTTTGTTATTTTTTCTTTCAACATATTTACTTTTTCTGGAATGATTTCATAGTTATATGCATGCCTGAATATATATCTAAATCCTCGGAGTTCATTTAAAATAATAAAACTTTCCTTTGAGAGTACCTTAGGTCTTATTCCTGGAATTTCTATGGACATTCTTTTTAAAATCTCTTTATGAAAGAAGGATGCATTGTATAGATTGTGTAGGTTATAGGCTAAGTATATGGTTTTTTCTTTCATCTCTGGGTTAATGTTTTGTATTTCTCTGTATATTTTCTTAACTTCTTCCTCTTGAGAAAGGATATATCCTAAAAGAAAGCTTAATCTTTCCTTCTTCATTTTATTCTCAATCCTCTTTCATATATGATTTTTCTAAATTTACAATACTCAATTTCCACAAGATCTATGTTTCTTCCTATGATGTCCTCAAGATCAGAGAATATTTTGAAAAAGTCCTCTTTTAATCCTTCTACTGCTATATCCACATCTGAAAAATCATAAAACATATCCTCTTCTAATATGGAGCCAAAAATGTAAACTTTTTCTACTTTCTTTTCTTGAAAGTATACTTAAGTTTTGGGATTATATCTTCCAGTAATTTTTTTTCTCTTAAGCTCTCTTTCTTCTTTCTCTTTTAAAAGTTTTTCTTCCCAAACTGAGAAGTCAAACATGATTATAGTATAGCATAGTTCACCCCCAAAGCCCCCAATATATACTTTGGGAGACTTTGGGGGAAGAGGGGGGAGGAAGTTTGTATTACAACTCTATAGTAATCTCTTTAATTTTCTTTTCAGGTACAATTTTTATACCTTTTTCGGTTCTTTCTATTTTTCCACCAGTAATGTTTTTAGCCTCATTTATATTGAAGAGTAATATAGAATAGGGTTTTTCAGAATCTTTTTCTACGTTTATCTTTATTATGTTTTTCTCTTTAATAAGATTTACTTTTAAATCTACTTTTCTTTCTTGGTTGTAAACCTCGCAATATATTTTCTTTCCCTCTTGGGGCTCAAATACATATAAGATTACATTATTAGCATAATCATAGTCAGGTTTTTCTTTGTTTTCTCCCATAGGGATAATACTTCCCGGTCTTGCCATAAGGGGTAAGGAGAAATAATCAAACTTTTCTTTATACCATTTTCCTCCATCTTTTTTCTCGCCTGTCAAA from Dictyoglomus turgidum DSM 6724 includes:
- a CDS encoding response regulator transcription factor, encoding MYKVFIADDEYYIREGLKRIVNWERLGFKIVGEAEDGIEALEKIKRINPDLCVIDVKMPEMDGLELISNIKSYKNSTKIIILTGYPEFDYAIKAIELGVNFYILKPVDPEILKEKLEKVYHELEKERILYESSKGRIMERFLKKHLDVKEDEINNIFCLDLPWNSYQVVLVDWEDKSLDKIKVLEDISYYFPFSFLVDNFIGFIIKDFSKEKRKLINLRDHLRNKYRDYFCFSIGEKVYDFLSISSSFEKAKSLFSRRFLYEEKGFLVYPKGKKNLKPHLELEKINNVALWVEVIEDLDFVKLWELLEDKMIKHMVYEDEEQEIKLSYFNLYVDIVTLLITRYSQFKEKSFKYLKNRIFEEFFNKRTIIDLHVFTKEILTELISDFSEIMGRNPLVKITEYIESNFYKDLKLKDVAKEFGYNPCYLGKIFKKYTKEKFNTYLDRVRINKAKELLRRGLKVSEVAEMVGYKDTDYFICKFKKYTGKSPQNFKESI
- a CDS encoding sensor histidine kinase — encoded protein: MENLELEKILNEDQENYSKIGLKNTLERIKLFYGNEYGLKIETQKNVGTKVDIILPYATLRKERVDV
- a CDS encoding ABC transporter permease, which codes for MNFVKTLKTIKKQKYLIIMVLPFVIWLIIFRYVPLWGWITAFQNYKPGLPIFQQQWVGLKYFKEMFSDPEFYLVMRNTLAMSILSLIFGFPLPIILAILINEIRCTAFKRTVQTISYLPHFVSWVIVASIVHAMLAPDGVVNYLLLRLGLIKQPILFFGEPKYFWWIVVFSDIWKEVGWNTIIFLAAMTSINPELYEAAEVDGASRFRKIWHITLPGIMPTVIMILILSIGNIINIGFERQFLLRTSAVRNVSDVIDLYALDYGIRAGRFSFGTAAGIFKSVISLILLFSANKITKKVTGYRII
- a CDS encoding HEPN domain-containing protein, translated to MNRSDDWLKQAKRDYEKALLDYEHSFYEWACFASQQSAEKAVKALYYKLNRAVKGHSIVKMLDGLKELIDVSDEIYHRARILDRYYKESRYPNGFPEGSPYEFFDKKIAEEALNAAREIIGFCEDIISRL
- a CDS encoding ABC transporter substrate-binding protein, coding for MRKAEKFLSWFLASILVISLIFSVSIREVNAQAKLYKPMNPTPEANKPITFKVYIGEVNPNDDQFKSPVAQKIKELTGVTLDIEYAPNQAAVREKIQIMAASGDYPDLIYAKGDLSLLKDAGALIPLDDLIEKYAPNIKKAYGENLKRLKWSKEDPHIYCLGLTTDNDRTLDVNGGFMLQHRVVMELGYPRIRTLRDFENAIKAYYKKHPLTDGLPTIPLTLCADDWRTVISVTNPAFQATGAPDDGELYVDPKTLKCTFHYKRPIEKEYFRWLNHMWNEGLLDRETFIQKEDTYKAKIASGRVLALIDAGWAVGEPITALRKAGKYEYMYGYYPVTVSERIKQAPPDVRVGYTGGWGIAITKSCKDPVRAIKFLDWLCTEDANILRQWGIEGVHHIYINGKRQFLPDVDQARRTDPYFGRKTGIGVYVYPWPRLPNYYIDSTGNPIVPDTTKEDIRKNYTEVEKKVLAAYKAEIWKDLFPKAEEYPVKTWGYLWMYPTPDEDMRAIGNKLFDYVIKNIPKVIMAPTKDFDKIWNEFLKGLDELGAKKYEEYKTKQIREMVEFWKK
- a CDS encoding carbohydrate ABC transporter permease encodes the protein MKRSLGEKTFDIVNYGLMILLVIITLYPFLYVLAVSLNDPFDTIKGGITIFPRIFTLDNYKEIFNYPSIGRAALISTLRTIIGTIIGVFSTAIVAYVLSRRDFFARKLITTLFVITMYVGGGLVPEYLLIRGLGLMNNFLVYILPGLINPFNLILIRAYIDTLPSELQESAMIDGANDFIIFLKIILPLSLPVLATVALFVAVGHWNSWFDTYLYCGGNKNLTTLQYELQKILANAAASSTTIDYYSNLDPTRTMRVTPQSLRMAMTIITTLPIVLVYPFLQKYFIKGMTLGAIKN
- a CDS encoding nucleotidyltransferase domain-containing protein; protein product: MLHEKLLGSVKILSVDYDALINKLKEISFFIKEKNSKVIKIMLFGSFARGDYTPESDVDIMIIVKNSEKPFLFRADEFLDYFKEVPFDVNIIVYTKDEIEKMEKDNNIFIKEVLSYAVELG
- a CDS encoding sensor histidine kinase, whose translation is MKEPKRMQDFAITIIFIAFISSMVFAGIFSRSMGRRIAILNKAVNEISHGNWDLNIPLQGKDEIGELSENVKMMARNIKNLNELIIKQKDMKFKTLMEQLNPHFLFNTLETIHMIAVCNNQKEIADVALRLGKILRRSLEAKGKPVSIEWELDLYRYKGSIYTSLFDPAYSRKFCSSWDRA
- a CDS encoding alpha-L-fucosidase translates to MPEGPFRPTWESLKNYKIPEWYKDAKFGIFIHYGVYSVPAFSNEWYPRNMYIEGTPEYEHHIKTYGEHKRFGYKDFIHLFKAERFDPYEWADLFKKAGAKYVVPVAEHHDGFAMYDCSFTRWCASKMGPKRDIIGELAKAVRENFLTFGISYHRAEHWWFFHEGMKFDSDVRDKDYFDLYGPAQPEPMQPTEEFLEDWLLRLLEIVDKYQPQVVYFDWWIEQPAFEPYLKKFFAYYYNRAHEWGKGVVINYKLNAVPRECAVFDVERGELGDIDPIYWQTDTSISRISWGYVENDIYKPAKELIWELVDIVSKNGNLLLNVGPKADGTIPEAAQKTLLEIGEWLLKNGEAIYGTRPWRIYGEGPTKGNAGSFSEKEINYTGRDLRFTTKGDTLYAILMNKPEKDEIVIKSLSTELTLYQKEVAKVELLGLKGELKFERNEEGLKIKIPEFEKLNYPITFKIWGR